The following proteins are co-located in the Silene latifolia isolate original U9 population chromosome 1, ASM4854445v1, whole genome shotgun sequence genome:
- the LOC141593682 gene encoding protein BREVIS RADIX-like has product MLTCISCAKTDERGDDGVGRANGTPNTRESVKSITAQIKDMASKFSGAYKQCKPCTSSGDFKKGERHYLDYDTASEGGRYSFMQAPSSSSTPRWDFPSNNMHNRGVRTHSRFAGVYSVDKTRAGRESIAASDVVIQDDEESKEWMAQVEPGVHITFVSLPNGGNDLKRIRFSRDMFNKWQAQRWWGENYDRIMELYNVQRFNRQALQTPARSDDEPRDSTFTRVGSVMESPMTNKEWIPRNFYQPPGTKPYYPPSEPSEQGYPAGFANGYGLGTQKESPYMDPSRTTTSSRDDVSVSNASELETEWVEQDEPGVYITIRQLADGSRELRRVRFSREKFGEVNAKTWWEQNRERIQAQYL; this is encoded by the exons ATGTTAACGTGTATAAGTTGCGCAAAGACGGACGAGAGAGGGGACGATGGAGTAGGACGTGCAAATGGCACTCCAAATACAAGAGAGTCTGTTAAAAGCATCACTGCCCAG ATAAAGGATATGGCCTCGAAATTTTCTGGAGCTTATAAACAATGCAAGCCGTGCACAAGCTCTGGCGATTTCAAAAAAGGAGAACGACATTACTTGGACTATGATACCGCTTCAGAAGGTGGTCGATACTCATTTATGCAAGCTCCAAGTTCAAGCTCGACACCTAGATGGGATTTCCCGAGTAATAATATGCATAATCGAGGTGTGAGGACACACTCGAGATTTGCTGGTGTATATAGTGTGGACAAGACTCGAGCTGGACGTGAATCTATCGCTGCTAGCGATGTGGTAATACAGGATGATGAAGAATCTAAAGAATGGATGGCACAGGTTGAACCCGGTGTGCACATTACTTTCGTGTCTCTTCCTAATggcggaaatgatttgaaaaGAATACGATTCAG TCGCGACATGTTTAACAAATGGCAAGCTCAAAGATGGTGGGGTGAAAACTATGATCGAATCATGGAGTTATATAATGTTCAAAGATTTAATCGTCAAGCTCTTCAGACTCCAGCAAGATCTGATGATGAG CCGAGAGATTCGACTTTCACGAGGGTGGGATCGGTAATGGAGAGCCCTATGACGAACAAGGAATGGATACCAAGGAACTTTTACCAACCTCCTGGTACGAAACCATATTACCCTCCTTCAGAGCCTTCTGAGCAGGGTTATCCTGCAGGATTTGCAAATGGTTATGGTCTTGGTACACAGAAAGAGTCTCCTTACATGGATCCATCTCGGACTACAACGTCGTCTAGGGATGATGTTTCGGTTAGTAATGCAAGTGAACTTGAGACTGAATGGGTTGAGCAGGATGAGCCGGGAGTGTACATTACCATTAGACAGCTTGCTGATGGCTCCAGAGAACTCCGTCGTGTGAGATTTAG CCGGGAAAAATTTGGTGAAGTGAATGCAAAGACATGGTGGGAACAGAACAGGGAGAGGATACAAGCTCAATATCTTTAA